The Azospirillum humicireducens DNA segment GGCGGTATCGAGCGCCACGGCGCCTTCATTGAGCTGGTCGGCCAGCGTCGCGTCCTTGGCGGCTTCCTGGTCCATGGAGGCAAGCGCCTTCTCGTAATAGGCGCCGCCCAGCCTGTCGTGCGGATAGAGATCGCGCACCATCACCAGAAGCGTTCTGGCAGCGTCGGGCTTGATCGCCGTGAGCGCATCGGCCCAAGCCGGCGTTGACGCGATCGATACGACACCGCTGGAGACCGCGCCCGCCGCCGCCACCGAGGCGGCCGAGCTTTTGAGGAAATTCCGCCTGTTGAAGCGTGTCCGTTTGTCGAGAACGCGCATGATCGACGTCTCCTTCCCAAGTGGTTTGTTCTTGTCGTCAAAACTCAGCGGTAGCGGCCGTGGCGTTGCAGGACTTCGGTCTTGTAGCCGTCCGGATCGGTGACGAAGAAAAAGCGGGCCAGCAACGTGCCGCCGGGGGCGAACTCCTTCACCGGGGTTACCGGAAAGCCCAAGGCTGACAGCCGGGCGTGCTCCCGCTGCAGATCGTCCACCGCGACCGCCATGTGGCCATAGCCGTCGCCGTGGGTGTAAGGCGCGGTGCGGTCGTGGTTGACGGTCAGCTCCAGTTCGAAATCATTCTCCGCATTGCGCAGGTAGATCAGCGTGAAGCCGTCGAAGGCCAGCCGTTCGGCCGGCTCCAGCCCGAAGGCTTTCGCGTAGAAGTCCAGCGACCGCTGTTCGTCGAGGACGCGCACCATCATGTGGATGATCTTGGCCATGATGCTTCCTGCGATGTCGTTGTGGGGCCGGGTCAGCGGGTGGCGCTGGTTTCCAGGAAATTGACGATGCTCTTGCGGACGCTGCCGTCCTCCTGCCGGTAATTCATGTAGCTGCCGGGGAGGAACTCGTTCGAATTCGCCAGCCAGCGCTCCAGATGGCCGGCGTCCCAGGCGAAGCCGGCGCCGCGCAGTGCATCGGAGTATTTGAAGCCGGCCGCCGAGCCGGCCTTGCGGCCGATGACGCCAAACAGCGGCGGTCCGGCGCGCGGGCCGCCGTCCTTCTTCACCGTATGGCAGGCTCCGCATTGCTGCCGGAACAGCGTCTCGCCTTCCGCCGCCGCGGATTTCCGCGTGAAGGGCGAGACCGGTATGGACAGCAGGAGCAGCAGCATCACCCAGCGGTGCGGCGACAGTTTCGCGTGCATCGCATGCCTCATCTTTCAAAATCCCTCCCGATGCATGGGGAGGCGCCTGCGCTTGTCTTTGCCGGACCAGGTGGCCGGAGCGGCGCCGTTGACTGGGAACAGCAAGCGTCATGCCACCTTGCGGGCAACTGCCGGGAGCTTGGAGGCGGGACGTTTTCCCGGGAGGTCGTCGGTATCGGGTGTCCCGACTGTTTCGTTTTGAGACACCCGCCCGCGACAGATCGTCTCATCATGGGACAGTGCGCAACGCGAACGTTCTTTGAAATCGGTTTGCCGCCGCCGTTTGCCGGCTTGGCATGGCCGTTGCTTTACAGGGTCGACGGTGCAGCCGCCCCCGTTCGGCGGACGCAATCGGCCTGAAACCGGACGATCTCGGATATCACGCCGTCGGCATCCCATAGGCAGGCCGGCACGACTTTGCCCGGCAGCGATTCGCCCGGCACCGGCGAACGACGCGATCCTTCAGGCCCGATCCTTTAGCCAGACCATCGGAACACCATCATCAAAATCATGGGGAGAGACGACATGCCGGATGGATTGACGCTGAACAAGATCACCAGCCAGAAGGGCATCGGCATCACCGAGGCGGCGCGCCGTGTTGCCGATCTCGGCTGGACGCCGTCCTACGTCAAGGAGGCGATGGCCTTCCCGACCGACTACAAGATTTCCAAGGCGCCGCGCGACCCGATGAAGCAGGTCCTGCGCTCCTACTTTCCGATGCAGGAGGAGAAGGACAACCGCGTCTATGGCGCGCTGGACGCCGCCTTGCGCGGCGACATGTTCCGCAATGTCGAGCCGCGCTGGATCGAGTGGATGAAGCTGTTCCTGGCGATCATCCCCTTCCCGGAAATCTCGGCGGCGCGGTCGATGGCGACGCTGGGCCAGCTGGCGCCGGGCGACGATCTGCGCACCGGCTTCACCATGCAGATGATCGACGAGTTCCGGCACTCGACGATCCAGATGAACCTCAAGAAATGGTACATGGAGAACTACATCGACCCGGCCGGCTTCGACATCACCGAAAAGGCGTTCGGCAAATGCTACGCCACCACCATCGGCCGGCAGTTCGGTGAGGCCTTCCTGACCGGCGACGCCATCACCGCATCGAACATCTACCTCCAGGTCGTGGCGGAGACCGCCTTCACCAACACTCTGTTCGTCGCCATGCCGTCGGAGGCGGCGCGCAACGGCGACTATGCCCTGCCCACCGTCTTCCTGTCGGTGCAGAGCGACGAATCCCGCCACATCGGCAACGGCCATTCCATGCTGATGTCGGTGCTGAAGGAGCCGGACAACCACCTGCTGCTGGAACGCGACATCCGCTATTCCTTCTGGCAGAACCACATGATTGTCGACGCCGCCATCGGCACGATCATCGAATACGGCACCAAGCACCGCGACAAGAACAAGGAATCCTACGCCGAGCTGTGGCACCGCTGGATCTTCGAGGATTACTACCGCACCTACATGCTGCCGCTGGAGAAATACGGCATCAAGATCCACCATGACGACGTTCACGAAGCCTTCGACAGCATCGTCAAGAAGAACTACGTCCACAAGATCGCCCAGTTCTTCTCCGCCGGCTGGTGGGCCAATTTCTGGCGCATCGAGGCGATGACCGAGCGCGACTTCGAGTGGTTCGAAAGCAAGTATCCGGGCTGGTACGACGAGTTCGGCGTCTGGTGGGAGAATTACGCCAAGCTCAGCAAGCCCGGCAGCGTGCCGATCACCTTCGCCGACACCGGCTACGTCTATCCGCATCGCTGCTGGTCGAGCCTGGTGCCCTGCGTCATCCGCGAGGACTTCACGGTCGACGAGGTGGATGGAGAACTCTTCACCTACGCCTCCGAGGTCGACCGCTGGACCCACAAGGAGGCCTTCGCCGCCGAATATCAGGGCCGCCCGACCCCGGCGATGGGCCGTTTCTCCGGCCGGCGCCAGTGGGAGGAGGTCTATGACGGCTGGGACCTCGCCGACGCCATCCAGGACATGGGCTTCGTCCGTCCCGACGGCAAGACGCTGATCGCCCAGCCGCATCTGTCCTTCGAGGAGAAGGACATGTGGACGCTCGACCATGTGCGCGGCCACACCATCCGCAGCCCGCTGCTGGCCCTGCGTGAAATGACGCCGCAACAGCGGCAGGCACATGTCGAGGAGTACCGCAAGGGCTTCAAGATCCGCCGGGTCTGATCTCCCGCTCCTTCACTCGGGCCCGCCCCCCCTTTCCGGCCCCTTTCCGGCTGGAGAGGGGGAACGGGATCCCCTGCGGACTTTACCGGCGGACATCACCGCGGAGATCGACAGACCATGACCGCACAAGCGCTACAGAACAGCCCGGCCGTCCACACCGTCCGGCTGGAGCCGGTCGGCATCGACATGGAGGTCGCGGAAGGGGAAACCATCCTCGACGCGGCCTTCCGCCAGGGCGTCTCGCTGATGCATGGCTGCAAGGAGGGGCAATGCTCCGCCTGCAAATGCCTGCTGATCGATGGCGACGTGGAGATGCTGAAATACTCCACCTTCGCGCTCTCCGATCCGGAGCGCGACAGCAACCACATCCTGCTCTGCCGCTCGCTGGCCTACAGCGACGTGGCGGTGGAACTGCTGAATTACGACGAGGATCTGCTGTCCCGCTCCATCCCGGTGAAGGACTTCACCGCGCGGCTGGCGGCGGTGGAGCCGCTGACCCACGACATCGTCGCCATCGCGTTGGACCTCGACCAGCCGATGAAGTTCTGGGCCGGGCAATATGCCGACATCACGCTGCCCGGCAACGGCCTGACCCGCTCCTTCTCGATGGGCAACCCGCCGGCGGACGGCAGCCGGCTGGAGTTCATCATCAAGAAATACCCGGACGGCGCCTTCTCCCGCCAATTGGACGGCGGCCTGTCGGTCGGCGACCGGGTGAGCGTGCGCGGTCCCTACGGCAGCTGTTTCCGCCGCGAGGGGCGGGAGGGGCCGATGATCCTGGTCGGCGGCGGGTCGGGCATGGCGCCGCTGCTGTCGATCCTGCGCGATCAGGCCGACAGCGGCGAGACACGGCCGGTGCGCTTCTTCTACGGCGCCCGAAGCCGCCGGGACCTGTTCCACCTCGACCTGTTCGATGAGTTCGCCAGCGTTCTGCCGGATTTCGCCTTCATCCCCGCCCTGTCGCATGCCGAGGAGGGCGACGGCTGGACCGGCGAGACCGGCTTCATCCACGAGGTGCTGCGCCGGCACCTGTCCGAGATGGATGAGGTGGAGGAGGCCGACGTCTTCTCCTGCGGGCCGCCGCCGATGATCGACGCGGTGCTGCCGGTCCTGCAAATGGCCGGCGTCGAGTCCGCGCGCGTCTATTTCGACAAATTCACCCCCGCCACCCGCTGAGCCCGGGCTTTTGCAAATACGGGAGGAAAGACGATGACCATGCAGGAAACCGAAACCACAGTCACATCCGCTGCCGCCGGGGCCAAGGTCTTTCCGGGTTCGGACAGCCGCCGCTACAACTACTTCGAGCCGAAGGGCCGTAAGGCGACCCATTACGAGGATGTGACGGTCGATGTCCAGCCCGATCCGGAACGCTATCTGCTCCAGAACTGGATCATCTCCTTCGGCGACGGCACGCCCACATATTCCAAGGACTGGACCGCGCTGAAATGCGCCGACTGGCACGGCTTCCGCGCGCCCGACCAGGAATGGGAACGCACCCATTACCAGCGCCAGTCCACCATCGTCGGCATGATCCAGAACGTGGTGGAGAACGCGCGCCGCGCCGGCGCGCCGCAACGCTTCGACAAGGCCTGGGTCGCCGTGCTCCAGAACCATGTCGGCGCCTTCAAGCATGCCGAATATGGGCTGGGCACCGCGCTGATGCGGGCGCAACGTTACGGCTATACCCAGATGGTGAACAACGCCATCCTGACCAACGCATCCTACAAGCTGCGCTTTGCCCAGGACCTGACGCTCTATCTGGCGGAGGTCGGCAGCGACATCGGGAATTTCGACCTCGACGCCGGCAAGGCGCACTGGATGGACGACCCGATCTGGCAGCCCTGCCGTGAGGCGGTGGAGCATATCCGCGCCGCCACCGACTTCCTGGAACAGGTTTTTGCCATCAACCTCGTGTTCGAACCGCTGGTCGGCGAACTGTTCCGCAGCGGCTTCGTCATGCAGGTGGCCGCGGCGCAGAACGACTTCTCCACCCCGTCGGTCATCTCGGCGGCCGAGGCCGACTATGAACGCAACCTCGCCAACGCGGTGGAACTGTTCGCCCTGCTGCTGCGCGACCCGGCGCATGGCGAGGCGAACCGCGCGGTGGTCCAGGGCTGGTTCGCCCACCATGCCGGGCTGGCGGTGAAGGCGGCGCTGCAGCTCCAGCCGCTGTGGTCGCTGCCCAGGGTGAAGGTGGCCAGCTTCGTCGAGGCGTTCGACCGGGCGCGCAACCGCGTCGCCGCCATCGGGCGCGAGATCGGCATCGACGCCGACCTGCCAGCCTTGCCGCTGGCGGAGGTCGGGCAGCCCGCCTCCGCGCCCGCGATCACCGACGCCGCGGCCGAGTAAGCCATCCCGCATTTCCGCCAAAAGGACGAAAACCATGAGCGTCACCACCGTGCAGCAGCTTTTCAAGCCGCTGAAGGACATCACCCAGGACGGCACCATCTCCCACCAGTGCGGCGTGACGATGAACGACAGCGTCGAGGCGCGCTGCATCGCCGAGGTGATGGAGAGCAAGCCCGGCATCACCGTCACCTATCTGCCGGCGATGATCCGCATCGACGGCGAAGGCAAGATCGAGTTCAAAATGAGTGAGATCGGCGAGGCGCTTGGCCGCGAGATGACCCCGCACATCTTCGAGATCTCCACCTCCACCCACTATGGCCGCATGGTCATGATCGATGAGGACACCGTCGTCCTCTTCGGCAACATGGATGACGCGCTCGCCTACGAATGACCTCGGGCGAATGGCCTCGGGAGGGCGGGGTCCGTGTCAGGTCCAGCGGGCTCCGCCTCTTTTCAAATCCGCAAAATCAAGAATGGGAGGGAAAGACGCCATGCCGAAGATGATGCTGCACCGTGCCGAGGCGCGGGCCGCGCTTGCCCGTGGGGTGGGCAAGCTGGCGCTGGCGGTGCGCGGCACGCTGGGGCCGAAGGGGACGAATGCGATCATCGACCGCCCCATCGGCACGCCGATGATCTCCCGCGACGGCGTCAGCATCGCCGCCGAGATCGAGCTGCCCTGCCGCTTCGAGAATATGGGCGCCCAGGTGGTGCGCGAGGTGTCGAAGCAGACCAACGATGTGGCCGGCGACGGCACCACCACCGCCACCGTGCTGGCCGATGCGCTGATCCAGGATGGCGTCGCCGTGCTGGCGGACGGTCATGGTTCGGTCGAGTTGGTCGAGGGGATGGAGCGCGCCTGCGGCTTCGTCGTCGACCGTCTGCGCAACATGGCCCGGCCGCTGACGGACGATGCGCAGCTGGAGCAGGTGGCGACGGTCGCGGCGACCGATCCGGCGCTCGGCCGGCTGGTGGCGGACGCCTTGCGCCGTGTGGGGATGGCGGGGGTGATCGACATCGAATATGGCCAGCCGGGCGCGCCGACCGCGTTGCATGTGCTGGAGGGCATGGTGCTGGACCGCGGCTTCCTGTCCCATCACATGGCGACCGAACCCGCCGGCCAGACCGCGGTGCTGGAACGGCCCTACATCCTGATGACAGACCACAAGATCGCCGATCCGGCCCCGGTCCTGCACCTGGTCGACCGCATCGCCGCCGGGGGGCGGCCGCTGCTGATCATGGCCGACAGCCTGGCGCCGGAGGTGGTGGCCGCCTTGATGGACCTGCGCCGCGATGGACGCGCCACGGTGGTGGCGATCAATCCGCCGGAATTCGGTCACTGGCGTCAGGCGACGATGGAGGACATCGCGATCCTGACCGGCGGGCGCGTGATCGCGCGCGACCTGGGCGGACGCCTGGACAGGGTGACGGCCGAGGATCTGGGGGGCGCCGACCGCATCGAGGTGTCCGCCGGCCGCACCACCATCCTGCGCGGCCACGGCAATCCGGACGCGCTGGCCGCCCGCCGCGCGCTGGTACGGCGCCAGTGGGAGGAGGCGCCGCCCAACATCGAGCGGGACAAGCTGTCCCAGCGGCTGGCGAAGCTGACGCACGGCACCGCCCTGATCGAGGTCGGCGGTGCCACGCCGGTGGAACAGAAGCGCACGGCTCAGCTTCTGGAGGATTCGCTGGCTGCCGCCCGTGCCGCGCTGTCCGACGGGGTGCTGCCCGGCGGCGGCACCGCGCTGGCCCGCATCGCCCCACTGCTCGACCGGCTGGCCGCGGATGTGGGGGAGGGCGAAAGGGCCGGGGTGCAATTGGTGCAGCGGGCGATGCTGCAGCCGCTGGTCTGCATCGCGGAGAATGGCGGACTGGGCGGGTCCGGTATTGCCGCCCGCCTTGCCGAGCTTCCGGAGAGGGTCGGGTTCGATGCGCGCACCGGCCGGTTCGGCGACCTGTTCGCCGCGGGGATCATCGACCCGGCCAAGGTCACCACGCTGGCCCTGCTGAACGCGGTGTCGGTCGCCAAGCTGGTCCTGACCACCCACACCCTGATCGCCGACATCCCCGACGAAGTCGATCCCACCGCCGGCCCCGCCCGCGGCGGCGGAATGGAGCGCTACGGGCGCGCCTGAACCGGATCCGGTGGCAGAAAACCTCCACCTTCGGGGAAAGGGGCTCGGAAAAAAAGCCATAGAGTATTCCGCTACTACCGCTCCCGCTTCGGTTCGGCTTATGGTTTCTTATACGAACAATCCCTGATGCGGAGGATCGGGGCCGGCCTCCGCATCCGGACCGAAGGACAATCGGCGCACGGGCAACAAAACAGCAAAAGACGCCGGGAAGCAGGGAGGGGGCAGTGTTGGCCAAGGAAGAGGTCGCCATCGGCCGTTCGGCCGTTGCGTCATCCGGTCCGGCGTTCCATGCGCTGGCCCATGGCGAATTGACTGGCGAACGGGCGACGATGAAGGCGTGGGAGGATTTCGTTTCCGGATCGCGGCAGGAAAACCTGCCGGTCCGTGACGTGGTCATCCGATCCTGGGCACGGTGCCAGAGCTTTCTGGTCGATGCGCGGGCGGACGCGGCGCCGGTCGTCGGTGCCGACCATGTCGAAGCCCTGAGGCGGGAGAATCGCGAACTCCTGCAGGCCGCGGCCACCACGCTGGCGGAGGCGGCGGATCTTCTGGCCGGCACGCGAACGGTGATGTTGATCACCGACGCCAACGGCGTGGTGCTGGAGGCGGCGGGCGACCGGGCGACGCTGAGCGCGGCACGCGACATCAGCCTGGGCTGCGGCGGCCATTGGAGCGAGAGCTGCGCCGGGACCAACGGCATCGGCACGGCGCTGGCGTCCAAGACGCCGGTGCTGGTCCAGGCGGCGGAGCATTACTGCGCCGGCATCAAGGGGTGGAGCTGTGCCGGTGCGCCGATCCACGATCCGCTGGACGGGTCGGTCGTCGGGCTGCTCGACATCTCCGGACTGAAGCAGGGATTCAGCGCCCAGGCGCTAGCTCTGGCGGTGGTCGCCGCCCGGCAGGTGGAATGGAACCTCGCCCGCCAGACCGAGGCGGAGCATGTCCGTCTGCTGGAAGCCTGCCTGGAGGACAGCCAGAAATATGCCGGAGAGGGGCTGATCGCGCTGGATGCGCGGGGTCGCCTGCTCTACGCCAGCCGCAAGGCGGCACATCTGCTGAAGGCCAGCCTCGGCTCCGACCTGCCTCAGCTCAGCCGCGGAACGAGACTGCCCATCGTCGGGATCTCCGATATGGCGGGGGCCAATCCGGCGGAGAGCCGACTTCCCGTGCCCGCCGACTGGGTCCGGCCCCTGATGCTTGATGGCGAGCGGCGAGGCACCCTGCTGGTCATTCCCCGTGCGGCCTCCTGCCGTCTGCCTGCCGGCCGCCGCACGGCGTCCGACGAGACCGACCATGCACGGTCGCGCTTCGGCGGCATCGTCGGAGCCAGCGACAGCCTGCGCGCGGTGATCGGCCAGGGGGAACGGCTGGCGCCGCTGCCGGTCCCCATCCTGATCGAGGGGGAGACCGGTGTCGGCAAGGAGCTGTTCGCACGCGCGATCCACGGCCACAGCGCGGTGGCCGGCGGTCCTTTCATTCCCTTCAATTGCGGGGCCGTGTCGCGCGAGATGCTGGGCAGCGAGCTGTTCGGCTATGTGCGCGGTGCCTTCACCGGGGCGGCGGCGGAGGGGCGGACCGGCCGTTTCGAACTGGCCGACGGCGGCACGCTGTGCCTGGACGAAGTGGGCGAACTGCCGCTCGACCTTCAGCCCTACCTGCTGCGGGTGCTGGAGGAGGGGGTTCTTTACCGTATCGGCGACAGCACGCCGCGCCGGGTGTCGGTCCGGCTGCTCGCCATGACCAACCGCAACCTGCGCCAGGAGGTGGCCGCCGGCCGCTTCCGCCGCGATCTGTATCACCGTCTGGCCGTCACCGCCCTGCGGGTGCCGCCGCTGCGGGAACGGCAGGGCGACGTGTCGCGCCTGATCGCTCATTTCAACGACCTGCTGGCCGACCGGCACGGGCGCGACCCGGTCCGCTTCTCGGCGGCGGCGCTGGAGCGTCTGCACCGCTATGACTGGCCGGGCAATGTCCGGGAATTGAGGAATCTGGTCGAACGCGCGGTCCTGCTGTCCACCGGCGGACTGGTGGATGTCGGCGATCTTCCCGAGGAATTGCGGGACGGCTGCGGCGGCGTGGACGCGGAGGGTTGGCCCCTGGCGGGTCCACCGATGCCGATGCCTGCGTCTCCCGGCCTGCCGTCCATATCCCCGCCGGCCATGTCCCTGACGGTGACGGAGCAGCGCACCATCGAGGATGTGATCGCCGCCACCGGGGGAAACCTGTCGGACGCCGCCGCGGTGCTGGGCATCTCGCGCAGCACCCTGTACCGCAAGCTGAGCCAGCACGGCATCCGGCGCGAGGCTATTGGAAAGGGAATGGGCGCCGCCCGTGCCTGACCCCACCTGCCGCAGGACTGCGTAATCGCTCCAGGGAGGGCCGGTGCATGTGCCAGATCTTCGTCAACACCGACCCCATCCTGTACGAGGCCCGGTCCCGCTCGGTCCGCATCCATGGCATGGTGACCAGCATCCGGCTGGAGAACCTGTTCTGGAACGTTCTCGCCGACATCGCGGCGGAGCAGGGGATCACCACCAACCGCCTGATCGTCACCCTGCATGACGAGGTCGTGGAGGTCCATGGCACGATCCAGAATCTCGCCTCCTTCCTGCGTGTCAGCTGCGTGCGCTATCTGACCATGGCTCCCGGCTCCGTATCCGAGGCTGGCGGGCAGGCGAGGGTTGCGGTTCCCGCATCGGATGGCGGCGGGTCGGTCCTTGCCTTCCAGCGGGACCGGCGGCTGTCCGATGACGCGTGAAGCTGCCGCCGGCCGGCATGTCACCTGCCGGACGCGAGCGCCCGGTGGCCGGCTTGGATGCTGTCGATGATCGCCTGTCCACGCTCCAGCAGGTAGCTGCGCAGCTGCGCATGCACCGGCAGCAGCGGCAGGCTGCGGCGGTGGGCGATGTACCAGGAGCGCATCAACGGCAGCCCCTCCACCTTCAGCTCGCGCAGCATGCCCAGCGCCAGTTCCAGATCCACGGTGTGGCGGGACAGCAGAGCGATGCCGATGCCGGCCATCACCGCCTGCTTGATCGTCTCGTTGCTGCTGGAGGTCATGACGATGCGCGGCGAGAAGCCCTGCCCGTGGAAACAGGCCTCGGTCAGCGCCCGCGTGCCGGCCCCTTCCTCCCGCGCGATGAAGCCGCTGCCGGCCAGATCGGACAGGCGCAGGGCGGGGGCGTCGGCCAGCGGATGGGTCGGCGCGCAGATGATGATGCTGGGATGGCGGGCGAAGGGCTCGGCCAGCAACTCCTCCTCGTCCAGCGGGCGGCCCATGATGGCAAGGTCGA contains these protein-coding regions:
- a CDS encoding twin-arginine translocation signal domain-containing protein, translated to MRVLDKRTRFNRRNFLKSSAASVAAAGAVSSGVVSIASTPAWADALTAIKPDAARTLLVMVRDLYPHDRLGGAYYEKALASMDQEAAKDATLADQLNEGAVALDTAARRLRSAPYAAIPAEADRVTVLKSIETTPFFHKVRGDMVVALYNQPEVWAKLGYEGASAEYGGYIHRGFDDLDWIKDA
- a CDS encoding VOC family protein; translation: MAKIIHMMVRVLDEQRSLDFYAKAFGLEPAERLAFDGFTLIYLRNAENDFELELTVNHDRTAPYTHGDGYGHMAVAVDDLQREHARLSALGFPVTPVKEFAPGGTLLARFFFVTDPDGYKTEVLQRHGRYR
- a CDS encoding c-type cytochrome codes for the protein MHAKLSPHRWVMLLLLLSIPVSPFTRKSAAAEGETLFRQQCGACHTVKKDGGPRAGPPLFGVIGRKAGSAAGFKYSDALRGAGFAWDAGHLERWLANSNEFLPGSYMNYRQEDGSVRKSIVNFLETSATR
- a CDS encoding aromatic/alkene/methane monooxygenase hydroxylase/oxygenase subunit alpha, coding for MPDGLTLNKITSQKGIGITEAARRVADLGWTPSYVKEAMAFPTDYKISKAPRDPMKQVLRSYFPMQEEKDNRVYGALDAALRGDMFRNVEPRWIEWMKLFLAIIPFPEISAARSMATLGQLAPGDDLRTGFTMQMIDEFRHSTIQMNLKKWYMENYIDPAGFDITEKAFGKCYATTIGRQFGEAFLTGDAITASNIYLQVVAETAFTNTLFVAMPSEAARNGDYALPTVFLSVQSDESRHIGNGHSMLMSVLKEPDNHLLLERDIRYSFWQNHMIVDAAIGTIIEYGTKHRDKNKESYAELWHRWIFEDYYRTYMLPLEKYGIKIHHDDVHEAFDSIVKKNYVHKIAQFFSAGWWANFWRIEAMTERDFEWFESKYPGWYDEFGVWWENYAKLSKPGSVPITFADTGYVYPHRCWSSLVPCVIREDFTVDEVDGELFTYASEVDRWTHKEAFAAEYQGRPTPAMGRFSGRRQWEEVYDGWDLADAIQDMGFVRPDGKTLIAQPHLSFEEKDMWTLDHVRGHTIRSPLLALREMTPQQRQAHVEEYRKGFKIRRV
- a CDS encoding NADH:ubiquinone reductase (Na(+)-transporting) subunit F; this translates as MTAQALQNSPAVHTVRLEPVGIDMEVAEGETILDAAFRQGVSLMHGCKEGQCSACKCLLIDGDVEMLKYSTFALSDPERDSNHILLCRSLAYSDVAVELLNYDEDLLSRSIPVKDFTARLAAVEPLTHDIVAIALDLDQPMKFWAGQYADITLPGNGLTRSFSMGNPPADGSRLEFIIKKYPDGAFSRQLDGGLSVGDRVSVRGPYGSCFRREGREGPMILVGGGSGMAPLLSILRDQADSGETRPVRFFYGARSRRDLFHLDLFDEFASVLPDFAFIPALSHAEEGDGWTGETGFIHEVLRRHLSEMDEVEEADVFSCGPPPMIDAVLPVLQMAGVESARVYFDKFTPATR
- a CDS encoding aromatic/alkene monooxygenase hydroxylase subunit beta yields the protein MTMQETETTVTSAAAGAKVFPGSDSRRYNYFEPKGRKATHYEDVTVDVQPDPERYLLQNWIISFGDGTPTYSKDWTALKCADWHGFRAPDQEWERTHYQRQSTIVGMIQNVVENARRAGAPQRFDKAWVAVLQNHVGAFKHAEYGLGTALMRAQRYGYTQMVNNAILTNASYKLRFAQDLTLYLAEVGSDIGNFDLDAGKAHWMDDPIWQPCREAVEHIRAATDFLEQVFAINLVFEPLVGELFRSGFVMQVAAAQNDFSTPSVISAAEADYERNLANAVELFALLLRDPAHGEANRAVVQGWFAHHAGLAVKAALQLQPLWSLPRVKVASFVEAFDRARNRVAAIGREIGIDADLPALPLAEVGQPASAPAITDAAAE
- a CDS encoding MmoB/DmpM family protein; the encoded protein is MSVTTVQQLFKPLKDITQDGTISHQCGVTMNDSVEARCIAEVMESKPGITVTYLPAMIRIDGEGKIEFKMSEIGEALGREMTPHIFEISTSTHYGRMVMIDEDTVVLFGNMDDALAYE
- a CDS encoding molecular chaperone GroEL: MPKMMLHRAEARAALARGVGKLALAVRGTLGPKGTNAIIDRPIGTPMISRDGVSIAAEIELPCRFENMGAQVVREVSKQTNDVAGDGTTTATVLADALIQDGVAVLADGHGSVELVEGMERACGFVVDRLRNMARPLTDDAQLEQVATVAATDPALGRLVADALRRVGMAGVIDIEYGQPGAPTALHVLEGMVLDRGFLSHHMATEPAGQTAVLERPYILMTDHKIADPAPVLHLVDRIAAGGRPLLIMADSLAPEVVAALMDLRRDGRATVVAINPPEFGHWRQATMEDIAILTGGRVIARDLGGRLDRVTAEDLGGADRIEVSAGRTTILRGHGNPDALAARRALVRRQWEEAPPNIERDKLSQRLAKLTHGTALIEVGGATPVEQKRTAQLLEDSLAAARAALSDGVLPGGGTALARIAPLLDRLAADVGEGERAGVQLVQRAMLQPLVCIAENGGLGGSGIAARLAELPERVGFDARTGRFGDLFAAGIIDPAKVTTLALLNAVSVAKLVLTTHTLIADIPDEVDPTAGPARGGGMERYGRA
- a CDS encoding sigma-54-dependent Fis family transcriptional regulator, giving the protein MLAKEEVAIGRSAVASSGPAFHALAHGELTGERATMKAWEDFVSGSRQENLPVRDVVIRSWARCQSFLVDARADAAPVVGADHVEALRRENRELLQAAATTLAEAADLLAGTRTVMLITDANGVVLEAAGDRATLSAARDISLGCGGHWSESCAGTNGIGTALASKTPVLVQAAEHYCAGIKGWSCAGAPIHDPLDGSVVGLLDISGLKQGFSAQALALAVVAARQVEWNLARQTEAEHVRLLEACLEDSQKYAGEGLIALDARGRLLYASRKAAHLLKASLGSDLPQLSRGTRLPIVGISDMAGANPAESRLPVPADWVRPLMLDGERRGTLLVIPRAASCRLPAGRRTASDETDHARSRFGGIVGASDSLRAVIGQGERLAPLPVPILIEGETGVGKELFARAIHGHSAVAGGPFIPFNCGAVSREMLGSELFGYVRGAFTGAAAEGRTGRFELADGGTLCLDEVGELPLDLQPYLLRVLEEGVLYRIGDSTPRRVSVRLLAMTNRNLRQEVAAGRFRRDLYHRLAVTALRVPPLRERQGDVSRLIAHFNDLLADRHGRDPVRFSAAALERLHRYDWPGNVRELRNLVERAVLLSTGGLVDVGDLPEELRDGCGGVDAEGWPLAGPPMPMPASPGLPSISPPAMSLTVTEQRTIEDVIAATGGNLSDAAAVLGISRSTLYRKLSQHGIRREAIGKGMGAARA
- a CDS encoding ribbon-helix-helix domain-containing protein, whose amino-acid sequence is MCQIFVNTDPILYEARSRSVRIHGMVTSIRLENLFWNVLADIAAEQGITTNRLIVTLHDEVVEVHGTIQNLASFLRVSCVRYLTMAPGSVSEAGGQARVAVPASDGGGSVLAFQRDRRLSDDA
- a CDS encoding LysR family transcriptional regulator, with product MTIQHATLRQLQIFTAAARSLSFARVAERFGLTPGAVSFQIKQVEGHCGFPLFERVGRGVVLTEAGRDLLEHATLILQALDNADRRMQALKGVTGGNVTIGLVSTAKYIAPHMVSRFQAERPGVSIHLQDGNRREVNAMVAKGEVDLAIMGRPLDEEELLAEPFARHPSIIICAPTHPLADAPALRLSDLAGSGFIAREEGAGTRALTEACFHGQGFSPRIVMTSSSNETIKQAVMAGIGIALLSRHTVDLELALGMLRELKVEGLPLMRSWYIAHRRSLPLLPVHAQLRSYLLERGQAIIDSIQAGHRALASGR